From Pseudomonas sp. stari2, a single genomic window includes:
- a CDS encoding methyltransferase — protein sequence MNAPLDLQQALGELLGDARLVTCPLPDTDLKLWLIDGDNMAREFSPEETRRILHEPPYWSFCWASGLAVARYLAEFPEWVRGKRVLDFGAGSGIAGIAAVKAGALEVVACDLDPLAIAACRANAELNDVQMSYSTDFFAEADRFDLILVADVLYDRENLPLLDAFLSRGREALVADSRVRDFRHPLYRRIEMLEAMTLPDLAEPEEFRHVSLYHAARA from the coding sequence ATGAATGCACCGCTGGACCTGCAACAGGCGCTGGGCGAGTTGCTCGGTGATGCCCGACTGGTGACCTGCCCGCTGCCAGACACTGACTTGAAACTGTGGCTGATCGACGGCGACAACATGGCCCGGGAATTCAGCCCGGAGGAGACCCGACGGATCCTGCATGAGCCGCCGTACTGGAGTTTCTGCTGGGCCAGCGGTCTGGCGGTGGCGCGTTATCTGGCGGAATTCCCCGAATGGGTGCGTGGCAAACGCGTACTGGATTTCGGCGCCGGTTCCGGGATCGCCGGGATTGCCGCCGTGAAGGCTGGCGCCCTGGAAGTGGTGGCCTGCGACCTTGATCCGCTGGCGATTGCCGCGTGCCGGGCGAATGCCGAACTCAATGACGTGCAGATGAGCTATTCCACGGACTTCTTCGCCGAGGCGGATCGCTTCGATCTGATCCTGGTGGCCGACGTTCTCTACGACCGGGAAAACCTGCCGCTGCTCGACGCGTTTCTCAGTCGCGGCCGCGAAGCCTTGGTGGCAGATTCGCGTGTCAGGGATTTCCGTCATCCACTGTACCGGCGCATTGAAATGCTCGAAGCCATGACCCTGCCGGATCTGGCCGAGCCCGAAGAGTTTCGCCATGTCAGCCTCTACCATGCGGCCCGCGCCTGA
- the trxA gene encoding thioredoxin, producing MSQQTPYIFDATTADFDQSVIEASFQKPVLVDFWAEWCAPCKALMPMLQGIAESYHGELLLAKVNCDIEQDIVARFGIRSLPTVVLFKDGQPVDGFAGAQPESAVRALLEPHVKMPPPAAADPFEQAQALFDEGRFADAEAALVVMLNEDNTNAKALILYARCLTERGELGEAQAVLDAVKSDEHKAALAGAKAQIKFLGLARDLPDAADLKSRLAQNPQDDEAVYQLAIQQLARQQYEAALDALLKLFIRNRSYNEGLPHKTLLQVFELLGNDHPLVTAYRRKVFAALY from the coding sequence ATGAGTCAGCAAACGCCGTACATCTTCGACGCCACAACGGCCGACTTCGACCAGTCGGTGATCGAGGCTTCCTTTCAAAAACCGGTGCTGGTGGATTTCTGGGCCGAATGGTGTGCGCCGTGCAAGGCGCTGATGCCGATGCTGCAAGGCATCGCCGAGAGCTATCATGGCGAGTTGCTGCTGGCCAAGGTCAATTGCGATATCGAGCAGGACATCGTCGCCCGTTTCGGCATCCGCAGCCTGCCGACCGTGGTGCTGTTCAAGGACGGCCAACCGGTGGACGGCTTTGCCGGTGCGCAACCGGAATCCGCCGTGCGTGCCCTGCTTGAGCCTCACGTAAAAATGCCACCACCGGCAGCGGCTGATCCGTTCGAGCAAGCCCAGGCGCTGTTCGACGAAGGCCGTTTCGCCGATGCCGAAGCCGCGCTGGTGGTGATGCTCAACGAAGACAACACCAACGCCAAGGCGCTGATCCTGTACGCCCGCTGCCTGACCGAACGCGGCGAACTGGGCGAAGCGCAAGCCGTGCTCGACGCGGTCAAGAGCGACGAACACAAGGCCGCACTGGCCGGTGCCAAGGCGCAGATCAAGTTCCTCGGCCTGGCCCGCGACCTGCCGGATGCCGCCGACCTGAAAAGCCGTCTGGCGCAAAACCCGCAAGACGACGAAGCGGTGTATCAACTGGCGATCCAGCAACTGGCCCGCCAGCAATACGAAGCGGCACTCGACGCCCTGCTCAAGCTGTTCATCCGCAACCGCAGCTACAACGAAGGCCTGCCGCACAAGACCTTGCTGCAAGTGTTCGAACTGCTGGGCAACGATCACCCGTTGGTGACCGCTTACCGGCGCAAGGTGTTTGCCGCGCTGTATTAA
- a CDS encoding PAAR domain-containing protein, with amino-acid sequence MSSGRKLASKGGPTSTGGVILEGNENLRIEGKIIASIGQLASCPACSAGQGPIVAVGERTLILPAGPAALEGDYIACGCPPMANKLLTQQHSGFAGIGRPAPIDMGPSITAPTSRRYLQVIIERLDDSQKPGLAYRLKDKKKTAVLQDITCNATGEGCEHPVESHSDYDTLLVGEESEWTFYAYEEPLNQDLP; translated from the coding sequence ATGTCTTCAGGAAGAAAACTGGCGTCGAAGGGAGGCCCTACCTCTACAGGTGGCGTAATTCTCGAAGGAAACGAAAACCTGCGTATCGAGGGCAAAATCATCGCCTCGATCGGGCAACTTGCCAGTTGCCCGGCATGCAGCGCTGGCCAAGGACCGATTGTCGCCGTTGGCGAAAGAACTCTGATCCTGCCCGCCGGCCCGGCTGCACTGGAGGGTGACTATATCGCCTGCGGCTGCCCGCCCATGGCCAACAAACTGCTCACTCAGCAACACAGCGGCTTCGCCGGCATTGGCCGTCCAGCTCCCATCGATATGGGCCCTTCGATTACCGCCCCGACTTCACGTCGCTATCTGCAAGTCATCATCGAACGCCTGGACGACTCCCAGAAACCAGGACTTGCCTACAGACTCAAAGACAAGAAAAAAACAGCCGTCCTGCAAGACATCACCTGTAATGCAACAGGCGAAGGCTGCGAACACCCTGTGGAAAGCCATTCGGATTACGACACTCTGTTGGTCGGTGAAGAGTCCGAGTGGACGTTTTACGCTTATGAAGAACCCCTGAATCAGGACTTGCCATGA
- a CDS encoding CHAP domain-containing protein produces the protein MKSEIKLVFKDFLMQPPKGVKFQLLIDGLVIDDNIVQNDDKPRIYSLVSDKTQTAITRSDAQKLPPIKSRDSYEVTVQIVGNSGAKKAMHTATLNSGKSLSIVAVSPWVKVPLSTSGKVSNDTFYEVEYGVKRRDETRTVKVVIQDMPRRILMEALSHRGSTEWAGNKVKHSLPHPTLKKSVEFRAESNKCNVFVYDVLTAIGVNVAMIEHGSSKYIPGYSKVSPPTAGEWADENRLLNSWSAEKSPLPGDVGAYAVNYSDASGHVGFVLTQGVCISASWDKIEVNDVGFRIASGNAARSDHDFTIFRRYKYSKPQ, from the coding sequence ATGAAGTCGGAAATCAAACTCGTCTTTAAAGACTTTCTGATGCAGCCACCAAAAGGCGTGAAGTTTCAGTTGCTGATCGACGGACTTGTCATTGATGACAACATCGTTCAAAACGATGACAAACCCCGCATCTACTCGCTCGTTTCGGACAAGACTCAAACCGCTATTACTCGCTCGGACGCCCAGAAACTACCTCCGATAAAGAGCCGTGACAGCTACGAAGTCACTGTTCAAATTGTTGGTAACTCCGGCGCAAAAAAGGCAATGCATACAGCCACGCTGAATTCAGGTAAATCGCTGTCGATAGTTGCAGTATCACCTTGGGTAAAAGTGCCCCTATCAACCAGCGGCAAAGTCTCTAACGACACATTCTACGAGGTCGAGTATGGCGTCAAACGGAGGGATGAAACCCGCACCGTAAAGGTGGTCATCCAAGACATGCCGCGCCGCATACTGATGGAGGCACTATCACACCGAGGTTCGACTGAATGGGCCGGCAACAAAGTCAAACATTCTTTACCGCATCCAACGCTTAAGAAAAGCGTGGAGTTCAGGGCGGAATCAAACAAGTGCAATGTGTTCGTCTATGACGTATTGACTGCCATCGGTGTCAACGTGGCAATGATCGAACATGGCTCTTCGAAATACATCCCGGGCTATTCCAAAGTGAGCCCGCCAACCGCTGGGGAATGGGCAGATGAGAACCGGCTGCTCAATAGTTGGAGCGCAGAAAAATCACCCCTGCCCGGAGACGTTGGTGCGTATGCTGTCAATTACTCTGATGCCAGCGGTCACGTCGGATTTGTTCTGACTCAGGGTGTCTGCATTTCAGCAAGCTGGGACAAAATCGAAGTCAACGACGTAGGCTTTCGAATCGCATCGGGTAATGCTGCTCGCAGTGACCACGACTTCACCATCTTCCGACGTTACAAGTACAGCAAACCACAATGA
- a CDS encoding DUF2796 domain-containing protein: MRRLLLALPFALLPLAIAQAADEHDHDHEHGSLGAHEHGVGRLNAALDGQTLELELESPAMNLVGFEHVATSDADKAKVAAARAQLEKPLALFSLPAAAGCKVASQKLESPLFGDKPDADDHDEDDHDEDAKGGEAHHHDHSEIHAHYQFTCAAPGALTTLDLANIFNSFPATQKIQVQLIGPNGQQGTEVTAKSAALKF, from the coding sequence ATGCGTCGTCTGCTGCTCGCTTTGCCGTTTGCCCTGTTGCCGCTGGCCATCGCCCAGGCTGCCGATGAGCACGATCATGATCACGAACATGGCAGCCTCGGTGCCCACGAGCATGGCGTCGGTCGCCTGAACGCTGCGCTCGACGGCCAGACCCTGGAGCTGGAGCTGGAAAGCCCGGCGATGAACCTCGTCGGTTTTGAACACGTCGCCACCAGCGATGCCGACAAGGCCAAGGTCGCCGCCGCCCGTGCACAACTTGAAAAACCATTGGCGTTGTTCAGCCTGCCAGCCGCTGCCGGTTGCAAAGTCGCCAGCCAGAAACTGGAAAGCCCGCTGTTCGGTGACAAGCCGGATGCCGACGATCACGATGAGGATGACCACGACGAAGACGCCAAGGGCGGCGAAGCGCATCACCACGATCACAGCGAAATCCACGCTCACTACCAGTTCACCTGCGCAGCACCGGGCGCCTTGACTACCCTGGATCTGGCGAACATTTTCAATAGCTTCCCGGCCACCCAGAAAATTCAGGTACAACTGATCGGCCCGAACGGCCAGCAAGGCACGGAAGTGACGGCCAAATCCGCCGCCCTGAAATTCTGA
- a CDS encoding ABC transporter ATP-binding protein, with the protein MTQALIELSDLGFNWPGHPPLLDIPAFRLEPGETLFLKGPSGSGKTTLLGLLGGVQKPGRGSIRLLGQELTELSAGARDRFRVDHTGYIFQQFNLLPFLSVRENVELPCHFSKLRADRAKQRHGSVDQAAATLLAHLGLKDEGILGRRADSLSIGQQQRVAAARALIGQPELVIADEPTSALDYDARENFIRLLFAECREAGSSLLFVSHDQSLAPLFDRHLSLAELNRAATSAEV; encoded by the coding sequence ATGACCCAAGCACTCATCGAACTGTCCGACCTGGGCTTCAACTGGCCCGGTCACCCGCCGCTGCTGGACATCCCGGCGTTTCGTCTGGAACCGGGTGAAACCCTGTTCCTAAAGGGCCCCAGCGGCAGCGGCAAGACCACCCTGCTCGGCCTCCTCGGCGGGGTGCAAAAGCCCGGGCGCGGCAGCATTCGCCTGCTCGGCCAGGAACTGACCGAACTGAGTGCCGGCGCTCGCGACCGTTTTCGCGTCGATCACACCGGCTACATTTTCCAGCAGTTCAACCTGCTGCCGTTTCTCTCGGTGCGTGAGAACGTCGAGCTGCCCTGCCACTTTTCGAAGCTGCGGGCAGACCGTGCGAAGCAACGTCATGGCAGCGTCGATCAAGCCGCCGCCACCCTGCTCGCCCACCTGGGTCTGAAGGACGAAGGCATTCTCGGACGCCGCGCCGACTCGCTGTCGATCGGTCAGCAGCAACGGGTCGCTGCTGCACGTGCACTGATCGGTCAGCCGGAACTGGTGATCGCCGACGAGCCGACCTCGGCGCTGGATTACGACGCCCGGGAAAACTTCATCCGTCTGTTGTTCGCCGAGTGCCGTGAGGCCGGTTCGAGCCTGTTGTTCGTCAGCCACGACCAGAGCCTGGCGCCGCTGTTCGACCGTCACCTTTCCCTGGCCGAACTCAATCGCGCCGCCACGTCTGCCGAGGTCTGA